A window from Neorhizobium sp. NCHU2750 encodes these proteins:
- a CDS encoding ROK family transcriptional regulator: MSITDGPLSGPVSSTSFSGGSNQTRVRAYNERLVLSLVRLHGALSKADITRLSGLSAQTASVIMRALEKDGLLLRGEPLRGRVGQPSIPMRLNPDAVLSFGVKIGRRSADLVLMDFIGGVRQQYHETYAYPQPREILRIITSGVEKIEARLNDDQRSRIAGIGIAAPFELWNWADEIGAPTGAMEAWRGFDLQAEITARMSYAVYLQNDATSACGAELVFGVGPTYPDFIYLFIGSFIGGGIVLNSSIFSGRTGTAGAVGPLPVRGKNGENRQLLDIASIFVLENMLRERGIDPQPLWYSADDWIDFGEPLEQWIQMTAAALAQAIIAAASIIDFGAAVIDGGFPGWVRRRIVVATREAVARLDLRGVIIPDIIEGMVGSQARAIGGASLPIFARYLTDHSVLFKELG, from the coding sequence ATGTCGATCACCGATGGCCCGCTTTCCGGGCCCGTTTCTTCCACAAGTTTTTCCGGCGGCTCCAATCAGACCAGGGTGCGCGCCTATAATGAGCGGCTTGTCCTGTCACTGGTACGGCTGCATGGCGCCCTGTCGAAGGCCGACATCACCCGGCTCAGCGGCTTGTCGGCACAGACGGCATCGGTCATCATGCGGGCGCTTGAAAAGGACGGACTGCTCCTGAGAGGCGAACCCCTGCGCGGCAGGGTCGGACAGCCGTCCATTCCCATGCGGCTCAATCCCGACGCCGTCCTCTCCTTCGGCGTCAAGATCGGCCGACGCAGCGCCGACCTTGTACTGATGGATTTCATCGGCGGGGTCCGCCAGCAATATCACGAGACCTACGCCTATCCACAGCCGCGGGAAATCCTGCGCATCATCACCTCGGGCGTGGAAAAGATCGAAGCCAGGCTCAATGATGACCAGCGCAGCCGGATTGCGGGCATCGGCATAGCGGCGCCATTCGAATTGTGGAACTGGGCCGATGAAATCGGGGCCCCGACCGGCGCGATGGAAGCCTGGCGTGGCTTCGACCTGCAAGCCGAAATCACCGCCAGAATGTCTTACGCAGTCTACCTGCAGAACGACGCGACGAGCGCCTGCGGGGCGGAACTGGTGTTCGGCGTAGGCCCAACCTATCCGGATTTCATCTATCTCTTCATCGGCTCGTTCATCGGCGGCGGCATCGTTCTGAATTCCAGCATCTTTTCCGGCCGAACCGGCACCGCAGGTGCCGTCGGCCCCCTGCCCGTGCGGGGGAAAAACGGCGAGAACCGCCAATTGCTCGATATCGCTTCGATCTTCGTGCTGGAAAACATGCTGCGCGAGCGCGGCATCGATCCGCAGCCTTTGTGGTATTCCGCCGACGACTGGATCGATTTCGGCGAACCACTGGAGCAGTGGATACAGATGACGGCCGCCGCCCTTGCCCAGGCAATCATCGCCGCAGCATCCATCATCGATTTCGGTGCTGCCGTCATCGACGGCGGCTTTCCAGGCTGGGTGAGAAGGCGGATCGTCGTCGCGACGCGGGAAGCGGTTGCTCGGCTCGATCTGCGCGGTGTGATCATCCCTGACATCATCGAGGGAATGGTCGGCTCACAGGCCAGGGCGATCGGCGGCGCCAGCCTGCCGATCTTCGCCCGCTATCTCACCGACCATTCCGTGCTGTTCAAGGAACTCGGCTAG
- the torA gene encoding trimethylamine-N-oxide reductase TorA — translation MTHLIDKTISRRQFLLSAAAIGAMGVAGSPLLTKGARAAALDNDIISACHWGVFRAQVKDGRATSFNPWEHDQYPSPQLSGVADSIYSPTRIKYPMVRRAWLENGPGADPDGRGEGDFVRVSWDKALDLVTKELIRVREAHGAEAIFGGSYGWRSSGNLHNCQTLLRRMLKMNGGFTNGAGDYSTGAAQVILPYVIGSIEVYEQCTTWPVVAKNTELMVFWGCNPLRNSEIGNTVGDHGGYAGVDMIRDAGVRTICIDPIYTETAQRLKSEWIAPKPQTDVAMMLGIAHTLYMEKLHNQAFMDKYSVGFDKFIPYLTGETDGQPKSAEWASALCGVPADKLKDLARQFASHRTMLGLGYSTQRQHHGEQVHWMLITLATMLGQIGLPGGGYGLSYHYASGGAPTRNSPTLPRITDTPGQSASSSGATWLQPTGNISIPVSRLVETLLNPGKKLDYNGHQITLPSIKLAYWAGGNPFSHQQDRNQMVEAWKRLETFIVHDFQWTASARHADIVLPATTSYERNDISMVGDYALSHIVPMHKIVDPLFEARSDYDIFAEIANRMGHGYAFTEGKTEMDWIRDFYETAKIEARAKGMEMPVFDVFWKSNQALEFPLTDEQRDYVRYADFRADPLLNALGTPSGKIEIYSHNIEKFAYDDCPPHPTWMEPIERLDGPTTKYPLGIAANHPRMRLHSQLCGTSLREKYAVSGREPCWMNPADASQRGLVSGDVVRVFNDRGQILAGIRVTDEIRPGVIRIDEGGWYDPIAPREPKSLCRYGDVNNLTTGIGTSKLAQGNCGQTAVVEVEKFKGDLPKVMVFSEPAYS, via the coding sequence ATGACTCATCTGATCGATAAAACCATTTCGCGACGTCAGTTCCTTTTGAGTGCAGCGGCCATTGGGGCCATGGGCGTTGCGGGCAGCCCCTTACTGACCAAGGGAGCACGAGCCGCCGCCTTGGACAACGACATCATTTCCGCCTGTCACTGGGGTGTCTTCCGTGCGCAGGTCAAGGACGGCCGCGCCACCAGCTTCAACCCTTGGGAACACGACCAGTATCCTTCGCCGCAATTGTCGGGCGTTGCCGATTCGATCTATTCGCCGACGCGCATCAAATATCCCATGGTCCGCAGGGCATGGTTGGAGAATGGCCCCGGAGCCGATCCGGATGGACGAGGCGAAGGAGACTTCGTTCGCGTCAGCTGGGACAAGGCCCTCGACCTGGTAACCAAGGAGCTTATCCGCGTCCGGGAAGCGCATGGAGCCGAAGCAATCTTCGGCGGCTCCTACGGCTGGCGCAGTTCCGGCAATCTGCATAACTGCCAGACCCTGCTGCGCCGCATGTTGAAGATGAATGGCGGCTTCACCAATGGCGCCGGTGACTACTCAACCGGGGCCGCTCAGGTCATTCTGCCTTATGTGATCGGCTCGATCGAAGTCTACGAACAGTGCACGACATGGCCGGTTGTCGCCAAGAATACAGAACTGATGGTGTTCTGGGGTTGCAACCCGCTCCGCAACTCAGAGATCGGTAATACTGTCGGCGATCATGGTGGCTATGCAGGTGTCGACATGATCCGCGACGCGGGTGTCCGGACAATCTGCATCGACCCGATCTATACCGAGACGGCACAACGGCTGAAATCGGAATGGATCGCTCCGAAGCCGCAGACCGATGTGGCGATGATGCTCGGCATTGCCCATACGCTCTATATGGAGAAGCTGCATAATCAGGCCTTCATGGACAAGTATTCGGTGGGCTTCGACAAGTTCATTCCGTATCTGACCGGCGAGACCGACGGGCAGCCCAAATCGGCGGAATGGGCATCGGCTCTCTGTGGAGTGCCGGCGGACAAGCTCAAGGATCTGGCCAGACAGTTCGCCTCCCATCGCACGATGCTCGGTCTCGGCTATTCGACACAGCGCCAACACCACGGGGAACAGGTCCACTGGATGCTGATCACGCTTGCCACCATGCTCGGACAGATCGGTCTGCCCGGCGGCGGCTACGGCCTCAGTTATCACTATGCTTCAGGCGGCGCACCGACCCGCAATTCACCGACCTTGCCCAGAATTACCGACACGCCCGGACAGAGCGCCTCCAGCAGCGGGGCAACCTGGCTCCAGCCGACAGGCAACATTTCCATCCCCGTATCACGTCTCGTCGAGACCCTTCTCAATCCCGGCAAGAAGTTGGACTATAATGGGCACCAGATCACCCTGCCCTCCATCAAGCTCGCCTATTGGGCCGGTGGGAATCCATTTTCCCATCAGCAGGATCGCAACCAGATGGTTGAGGCGTGGAAGCGCTTGGAGACCTTCATCGTGCATGACTTCCAGTGGACAGCATCGGCACGCCATGCCGATATCGTGCTGCCCGCGACCACGTCCTACGAACGCAACGATATCTCCATGGTCGGCGATTATGCGCTCAGCCATATCGTTCCGATGCACAAGATCGTCGATCCACTCTTCGAGGCGCGCAGCGACTACGACATCTTTGCCGAGATCGCCAACCGCATGGGTCACGGCTATGCCTTCACCGAAGGCAAGACCGAGATGGACTGGATTAGGGACTTCTACGAGACGGCCAAGATCGAGGCCCGCGCCAAGGGCATGGAAATGCCCGTCTTCGACGTGTTCTGGAAGAGCAATCAGGCATTGGAATTCCCATTGACCGATGAACAGCGGGACTATGTCCGCTATGCGGATTTCCGCGCCGATCCGCTATTGAACGCGCTGGGCACTCCATCGGGCAAGATCGAGATATACTCGCATAACATCGAGAAATTTGCCTATGACGATTGCCCTCCGCATCCCACATGGATGGAGCCCATCGAGCGTCTGGACGGACCAACAACCAAGTATCCGCTCGGGATTGCCGCCAATCACCCACGGATGCGGCTACATTCGCAACTTTGCGGTACCTCGCTGCGGGAAAAATATGCGGTTAGCGGACGCGAGCCCTGCTGGATGAACCCTGCGGATGCCAGCCAGCGCGGTCTGGTCAGCGGCGATGTCGTTCGGGTATTCAACGATCGCGGCCAAATCCTTGCCGGCATTCGGGTGACTGACGAGATCCGCCCCGGCGTCATCCGCATCGACGAAGGTGGCTGGTATGATCCCATCGCCCCGCGCGAGCCGAAGAGCCTCTGCCGCTATGGCGACGTGAATAACCTGACCACAGGCATCGGAACCTCGAAACTGGCGCAAGGCAATTGCGGTCAGACCGCGGTTGTCGAAGTCGAGAAGTTCAAAGGAGACCTGCCTAAGGTCATGGTCTTCTCGGAGCCTGCCTATTCCTGA
- a CDS encoding glycerate kinase: protein MDDRQLLARLFDEAVKAADPIYGIRKYLPTPPAKGRTVVIGAGKGAAQMAAALETVWNGPPLTGIVVTRYGYGCHTEAIEIVEAAHPVPDEAGLVASRRLIETVQNLSEEDLVIALICGGGSALLPSPPEGLSLNDEIALNEALLASGAPISAMNVVRKHVSTIKGGRLAAATRSRVVSLIVSDIPGDNPAFVASGPTVPDASTRDEALAIVERYRMSLPAAIIAHLNSPEAEAPRPDDARFSRNEHYVIASSSVSLEAAAALAQNFGIKAHILSDSVEGEARDVAMVHAALAREIATRNRPFAKPALLLSGGETTVTLRSKVGKGGRNGEFALALALSISGLDVKALAADTDGIDGSENNAGAFVDGSTVERLLATSLDPRSLLERNDSYSGFAATGDLFETGPTGTNVNDFRAILIR from the coding sequence GTGGACGATCGCCAACTGTTAGCAAGGCTCTTCGATGAGGCTGTGAAGGCCGCCGATCCGATCTACGGCATCCGAAAATATCTGCCGACGCCACCGGCGAAAGGACGCACGGTAGTGATCGGAGCCGGCAAGGGCGCAGCACAGATGGCTGCCGCCCTCGAAACGGTATGGAACGGCCCTCCACTCACCGGCATCGTCGTCACTCGCTATGGATATGGCTGCCACACGGAAGCAATCGAGATTGTCGAGGCCGCCCATCCGGTGCCTGATGAGGCCGGTCTCGTAGCCAGTCGTCGATTGATCGAGACAGTCCAGAACCTTTCGGAAGAGGATCTGGTCATCGCGCTGATCTGCGGTGGCGGATCGGCGCTTTTGCCTTCGCCTCCCGAAGGCCTCTCGCTAAATGATGAAATTGCTCTCAACGAGGCGCTGCTTGCCTCCGGCGCACCGATTTCGGCGATGAATGTCGTGCGCAAGCACGTCTCCACCATCAAGGGGGGAAGGCTCGCTGCGGCTACAAGGTCACGCGTGGTCAGCCTGATCGTGTCGGATATCCCCGGGGACAATCCCGCCTTTGTCGCATCGGGCCCGACGGTGCCGGACGCCAGCACCCGCGATGAAGCACTCGCCATTGTCGAGCGATACCGAATGTCGCTTCCGGCCGCCATTATCGCCCATCTCAACTCTCCTGAAGCGGAAGCGCCAAGACCGGACGATGCACGCTTTTCGCGTAACGAGCATTACGTCATCGCATCGTCCTCCGTCTCGCTGGAAGCTGCCGCGGCTCTGGCTCAAAACTTCGGCATCAAGGCACATATTCTGTCCGACTCAGTCGAGGGTGAGGCACGCGATGTTGCCATGGTCCATGCGGCACTCGCCCGCGAGATCGCCACACGAAACCGACCATTCGCCAAACCTGCCTTGCTGCTCTCTGGTGGAGAAACAACGGTGACACTGCGCTCCAAGGTCGGCAAAGGCGGACGAAACGGAGAATTCGCCCTTGCCCTCGCGCTGAGCATCAGCGGTCTCGACGTCAAAGCCTTGGCGGCCGACACCGACGGCATTGATGGTTCGGAGAACAATGCTGGAGCTTTTGTCGACGGCTCGACCGTCGAACGCCTGCTCGCCACCAGCCTGGACCCGCGCTCGCTGCTCGAACGCAACGACAGCTATAGCGGATTTGCAGCCACAGGCGACTTGTTCGAGACCGGCCCGACCGGAACCAACGTCAATGATTTCCGGGCTATCCTGATCCGATAG
- a CDS encoding sugar ABC transporter substrate-binding protein has translation MRKFVLSLSFGALALGVVFSAPAQAADVSACLITKTDTNPFFVKMKEGATAKAKELGVTLKSYAGKIDGDSESQVAAIETCIADGAKGILITASDTKGIVPNLKKARDAGMLVIALDTPLEPIDAADMTFATDNLLAGKLIGQWAKDTLGDKAKDAKVAFLDLTPSQPSVDILRDQGFMMGFGIDPKDPNRIGDENDPRIVGHDVTNGNEEGGRTAMENLLQKDPTINVVHTINEPAAAGAYEALKSVGREKDVLIVSVDGGCPGVKNVAEGAIGATSQQYPLQMASLGIEAIKKFADTGEKPKPTEGKNFFDTGVTLVTDKPVPSIKSIDTKEGLKKCWG, from the coding sequence ATGAGGAAATTTGTATTGTCCCTGTCATTCGGGGCGTTGGCGCTTGGCGTCGTATTTTCGGCTCCGGCCCAGGCTGCCGACGTATCGGCATGCCTGATCACCAAGACCGATACCAATCCCTTTTTCGTCAAGATGAAGGAAGGCGCCACCGCCAAGGCAAAGGAACTCGGCGTTACTCTGAAATCCTATGCCGGCAAGATCGATGGCGATTCCGAAAGCCAAGTGGCTGCGATCGAGACCTGTATCGCCGATGGCGCCAAGGGCATCCTGATCACCGCCTCCGACACCAAGGGCATCGTGCCGAACCTGAAGAAGGCTCGCGACGCCGGCATGCTGGTTATCGCGCTCGATACGCCGCTTGAGCCGATCGATGCCGCCGACATGACCTTTGCTACCGACAATCTTCTCGCCGGCAAGCTTATCGGCCAATGGGCGAAGGATACGCTCGGCGACAAGGCCAAGGATGCAAAGGTCGCCTTCCTCGATCTCACACCATCGCAGCCTTCCGTCGATATCCTTCGTGACCAGGGTTTCATGATGGGCTTCGGCATCGATCCGAAGGATCCGAACCGGATCGGTGACGAAAACGATCCGCGCATCGTCGGCCATGACGTGACCAACGGCAACGAAGAGGGTGGCCGCACGGCGATGGAGAACCTTCTGCAGAAGGATCCCACCATCAATGTCGTTCACACGATCAACGAACCGGCGGCAGCTGGCGCCTACGAGGCCCTGAAGTCGGTCGGACGCGAAAAGGATGTCCTGATCGTATCGGTCGACGGCGGTTGCCCCGGTGTCAAGAACGTTGCGGAAGGCGCGATCGGTGCCACGTCCCAGCAATATCCTCTGCAGATGGCGTCGCTCGGTATCGAGGCGATCAAGAAATTCGCCGATACCGGCGAAAAGCCGAAGCCGACTGAAGGCAAGAATTTCTTCGATACCGGTGTGACGCTGGTGACCGACAAGCCCGTCCCCTCGATCAAGTCGATCGACACAAAGGAAGGCCTGAAGAAGTGCTGGGGCTGA
- a CDS encoding molecular chaperone TorD family protein has translation MAKIFLAPPDQTFVENLRREETVILFTELGEIFECNDATGAMLGLVNAGGPSEIKRILERCYTDLFEGITGPRTVLLYESAYYGDGHRLFQEPLSEMNATLQRLDIAVDAACAEPADHLAIELAALAYALKCGDMQEAAGLVGRLRTWTLVLSSRLQASDQVGFYAAATKLLVAYLSAISETIAMATRAQTTVTH, from the coding sequence TTGGCAAAGATCTTCCTGGCGCCGCCGGATCAGACCTTTGTCGAAAACCTCCGCAGGGAGGAGACGGTGATCCTTTTCACGGAACTCGGTGAGATATTCGAGTGCAACGATGCAACCGGTGCAATGCTCGGTCTCGTCAACGCAGGCGGACCATCCGAAATAAAGCGTATTCTGGAACGCTGCTATACCGACCTTTTCGAAGGAATAACCGGCCCGAGAACAGTGCTGCTATATGAGAGCGCCTATTACGGTGATGGCCATCGGCTTTTCCAGGAGCCGCTGTCTGAGATGAATGCCACATTGCAGAGGCTTGACATTGCGGTCGATGCCGCCTGCGCCGAGCCCGCTGACCACCTGGCCATAGAACTGGCCGCATTGGCCTATGCTTTGAAGTGTGGGGACATGCAAGAGGCCGCCGGTCTTGTTGGCAGGCTGCGGACATGGACGCTTGTGCTGTCAAGTCGACTCCAGGCCAGTGACCAAGTCGGCTTTTACGCGGCAGCAACAAAGCTGCTGGTCGCATATCTCTCCGCCATCTCCGAGACGATCGCCATGGCGACGCGTGCTCAAACTACGGTCACCCACTAG
- a CDS encoding c-type cytochrome, giving the protein MPFISSRTRSKLLAGIGGLAILGVAGFLVVTSPWTWSLIHPSRDVADAGPANLENGREIFLAGDCSTCHATPGKGDPLNLGGGRVLDTAFGKFHMPNISPDPVDGIGNWSLAEFTRAVREGVGPAGLLPDGENLYPAFPYTSYQRLSANDVRDMFAYIKSLQPVSSKVPAHELKFPYNLRRGIGVWRLAFLDGEPVADSSPKINLASASADTDASVAVLQRGQYLVEGPGHCAECHSARTFMGNVPEKARYGGGATPDGKGHFPNISPDETGIGFWSANSIADYLKSGVSPIGKIAGGDMAEVIENTSKLSNEDRHAMAAYLKSLPPVHNLAPGMPEPNYTDKVVMLAKATATVVSLPTSQTSALASTDDAFVVTTKPFYLNEQDVGSKADPAGKFLGAAKLQILKRDGDKLQVRLAGWQLQGAESVFYQAQGQRIMQAVLGDNAIATVKSTATQKDADTGQVWHAVNIDGWIDAQNLNTQLPELWQYSSTLFGNTCSVCHVLPESNHFLANQWVGTLKAMKRFTSLSDDQYRLLLAYLQNHSKDVHMEQAQK; this is encoded by the coding sequence ATGCCTTTTATTTCGTCGCGGACACGCAGCAAATTGCTCGCAGGCATTGGTGGACTTGCGATCCTGGGTGTGGCGGGTTTTCTCGTCGTAACATCGCCCTGGACCTGGTCATTGATCCATCCAAGCCGCGACGTCGCCGATGCCGGGCCCGCCAATCTTGAGAATGGCCGAGAGATCTTCCTGGCAGGAGACTGTTCCACCTGCCATGCGACGCCGGGCAAGGGAGATCCCCTCAACCTTGGCGGTGGGCGGGTTCTAGACACGGCATTCGGCAAATTTCACATGCCGAACATCTCGCCTGATCCGGTCGATGGCATAGGCAACTGGTCTCTTGCCGAATTCACCCGCGCCGTGCGCGAGGGTGTAGGTCCGGCAGGACTTCTTCCCGATGGAGAGAACCTCTATCCGGCCTTCCCCTATACGTCCTACCAGCGACTGTCTGCCAACGATGTGCGCGACATGTTCGCCTATATCAAGTCGCTCCAGCCGGTCTCGTCCAAGGTCCCTGCCCACGAGCTCAAGTTCCCCTATAATCTGCGGCGCGGTATCGGCGTCTGGCGTCTGGCATTCCTGGACGGGGAGCCGGTGGCCGACAGCTCACCGAAAATCAATCTGGCCTCAGCCTCCGCCGATACGGATGCAAGTGTCGCCGTGTTGCAGCGTGGACAGTATCTGGTGGAAGGCCCTGGGCACTGCGCGGAATGCCATTCGGCGAGAACGTTCATGGGCAACGTGCCCGAAAAGGCACGCTATGGCGGCGGCGCTACGCCCGATGGCAAGGGGCATTTCCCCAACATATCGCCAGATGAAACAGGCATCGGTTTCTGGTCTGCCAACTCGATCGCAGACTATCTGAAGAGCGGCGTCAGCCCGATCGGAAAGATCGCGGGTGGAGACATGGCCGAGGTCATCGAAAATACCTCAAAGCTCAGCAATGAGGACAGGCATGCGATGGCGGCTTACCTGAAGTCGCTGCCTCCCGTCCATAATCTCGCCCCTGGAATGCCGGAACCCAACTATACCGACAAGGTGGTCATGCTCGCCAAGGCTACCGCCACTGTCGTGTCCCTGCCGACATCCCAGACGTCGGCCCTCGCTTCCACCGACGACGCATTCGTCGTCACAACCAAACCGTTTTATCTCAACGAGCAGGATGTCGGCAGCAAGGCCGATCCGGCCGGAAAATTTCTGGGTGCAGCAAAGCTGCAGATTCTCAAGCGTGACGGCGACAAACTGCAGGTCCGCCTCGCAGGATGGCAATTGCAAGGCGCTGAATCGGTATTCTATCAGGCTCAGGGCCAACGCATCATGCAGGCCGTATTGGGCGATAATGCCATCGCCACCGTAAAAAGCACCGCCACGCAGAAGGACGCCGATACCGGCCAGGTCTGGCATGCCGTCAACATCGACGGCTGGATCGACGCCCAGAACCTGAACACCCAGTTGCCGGAATTGTGGCAATACAGCTCCACGCTGTTCGGAAACACGTGTTCTGTCTGCCATGTGCTGCCGGAATCCAACCACTTCCTGGCCAACCAGTGGGTGGGCACTTTGAAGGCGATGAAGCGGTTCACCTCATTGTCCGACGATCAGTACCGGCTGTTGCTTGCCTATCTCCAGAACCACTCGAAGGATGTTCACATGGAGCAGGCCCAGAAATGA